One Paralichthys olivaceus isolate ysfri-2021 chromosome 21, ASM2471397v2, whole genome shotgun sequence genomic window carries:
- the pnpo gene encoding pyridoxine-5'-phosphate oxidase, producing MRRVHGPTLFSWIRLICRSPPCPVRATTDQRGAPAPRFCSKTSTDTSIMDLSDMRKKYKGDEECFEENQLVSLDPIKQFGNWFDEATKCPEVGEANAMCIATATKDGRPSARMVLLKGYSDDGFRFFTNYESRKGSELESNPYACLVFYWEPLNRQIRIEGAVERIPYQSSCDYFHSRPKSSQIGAVVSRQSTAVPDRDYLRQKNAELEEKYKDTEVPMPDYWGGYIVKPHSIEFWQGQTNRLHDRIVFTKPKDGESELGEFQRAAAGEWVYERLSP from the exons ATGAGGCGCGTTCACGGTCCGACTTTATTCAGCTGGATCCGTTTGATCTGCAGGAGCCCTCCGTGTCCTGTGCGCGCGACCACGGATCAAAGAGGAGCTCCTGCACCGAGGTTCTGCAGCAAAACATCCACGGACACGAGCATCATGGACCTGAGCGACATGAGGAAGAAATACAAAGGAGacgaggag TGTTTTGAAGAGAATCAGCTTGTGTCTCTGGACCCGATCAAGCAGTTTGGAAACTGGTTCGATGAAGCCACAAAGTGCCCCGAGGTCGGAGAGGCCAACGCTATGTGCATCGCCACGGCCACCAA GGATGGACGCCCGTCTGCTCGCATGGTCCTTCTGAAGGGCTACAGCGACGATGGATTCCGCTTCTTTACGAACTACGAGAGCAGAAAGGGTTCTGAActg GAGAGTAATCCGTACGCCTGCCTGGTTTTCTACTGGGAACCTCTGAACAGACAG ATTCGTATCGAGGGCGCAGTGGAGCGAATCCCGTACCAGAGCTCCTGCGACTACTTCCACTCCCGACCGAAGAGCAGCCAGATCGGGGCGGTTGTGAGTCGACAGAGCACCGCTGTTCCCGACAGAGAC TATCTGAGGCAGAAAAACGCAGAACTGGAGGAGAAGTACAAGGACACAGAGGTGCCGATGCCTGATTACTG GGGCGGCTACATCGTCAAACCTCACTCCATTGAGTTCTGGCAGGGTCAGACCAACAGACTTCACGACCGCATCGTCTTCACCAAACCGAAGGACGGCGAGTCGGAGCTGGGAGAGTTTCAACGCGCTGCGGCGGGAGAGTGGGTGTATGAGCGGCTGTCTCCATGA
- the mrpl10 gene encoding large ribosomal subunit protein uL10m isoform X2, whose protein sequence is MAVTKYIPPERVTPAGAYPAPTKRVQEENALMLLLKRDLKKLFQDSKMVAVVQNNASNSEDMMLLKNRLFKHGILVKFFPNQVTRSFLMDSAYSNMAPLFIGPTVLFVSKEPKVKEMLKALRSSPQMTLLGACIDDTLLSVDGIVSYSKLPSMAVVQGQLVSGLTMLTSHTASLLQRHPAHLSALLQQHVRQQSPDSGAAEEAT, encoded by the exons ATGGCCGTGACCAAGTACATTCCTCCAGAGAGGGTCACTCCTGCAGGAGCCTACCCAGCCCCAACCAAGCGAGTCCAGGAG GAGAATGCTCTGATGTTGCTCCTCAAGAGGGATCTGAAGAAGCTGTTCCAGGACAGTAAGATGGTCGCTGTGGTCCAGAACAACGCCAGCAACTCTGAAGACATGATGCTTCTCAAGAACAGACTCTTCAAACATGGCATCCTCGTCAAGTTCTTCCCAAACCAG gtGACGCGGTCGTTCCTGATGGACAGTGCCTACAGCAACATGGCTCCTCTGTTCATTGGTCCGACGGTGCTGTTTGTTAGTAAAGAGCCGAAGGTGAAGGAGATGCTGAAGGCGCTGAGGTCCAGTCCTCAGATGACTCTACTGG GAGCCTGCATCGACGACACACTGCTGAGTGTCGACGGGATCGTGAGCTACTCCAAACTGCCGTCGATGGCTGTGGTCCAGGGTCAGCTGGTCAGCGGGCTGACGATGCTGACCTCCCACACCGCCTCCCTGCTGCAGCGCCACCCAGCGCACCTGTCGGCCCTGCTCCAGCAGCACGTCCGGCAGCAGAGCCCGGACAGCGGCGCTGCAGAGGAAGCCACGTAG
- the osbpl7 gene encoding oxysterol-binding protein-related protein 7 isoform X2, giving the protein MDSYGSSLNRSQSLASGLEKTSPAWKPSHSRSSSTVSSRHSRQIIKDWEVIDELHVEIHPGGEIPQEMGPPGICEGYLLKRRKWPLKGWHKRYFVLEAGILRYSKNQQDVSRGRVQGSLDVSLAVISINRKSNRIDLDAGDILYHMKTKSHELFYIWVTKLQAHRLFKKNEAAQVHSSFIHTLSHSAAAGQAQRNGDVVVHSAAASGALPSPNTAANSKVSAWLQQSHDPDTCVQELNHCHLDLSELNRLIQRLQALEAGQAFSNGDLQRIISTQNLSLEKPKKSKSGKMWGHSRTLSRVEALGMPIRGISKSLSSSHLSSSPHLGASVPSIPEYVYSQLSPPTVASPEGKKIQQDICATSLRVLASLKSVHETLSQERQKLQEVWDSNIRQTSSLAEPAAVRRSSHGPPSVADSAAEYFDASDDIICGSSSEVSEESGLSDGSTTNSEPEEGHASATRKYRASISKTPNSDVPKSTGRRTTLPAHCPDNSHVGLMAILYNNIGKDLARVSMPAALNEPVNLLQRLCEELEYSELLDTANNTPDPYQRMVYIAAFAISGYSTATFRNHYKPFNPVLGETFECIREDRGFRLISEQVCHHPPISACHADSDNFTFWQDQRWKNKFWGKSLEILPTGMVNVTLPRYGDHYEWNKVVTCIHNVLSQQRYLEHYGEVTIQNLKSNACTCKITFVKSRYWGSDTNKNEVQGTVLDQGGSVIHRFGGLWHEGIFCDTLPTPKCVWKPNPQPKDHQLYYGFSTFAMELNELNPDLKPLLPPTDSRLRPDQRLLEEGQVDEADRKKDDIEEFQRAWRKELGKRGEEHVPRFFKKAKDSCGRDVWLTNGTYWKLREIPGFANTENLTLW; this is encoded by the exons ATGGATTCTTACGGCTCCTCACTGAACCGCAGCCAGTCGCTGGCCAGCGGCCTGGAGAAGACGTCGCCGGCGTGGAAACCGTCCCACTCTCGGAGCAGCAGCACCGTGTCGTCCCGTCATTCCAGACAG ATAATCAAAGATTGGGAAGTGATCGACGAGCTTCATGTGGAAATCCACCCGGGAGGCGAGATCCCTCAGGAAATGGGGCCCCCGGGGATCTGTGAAGGATATctgctgaagaggaggaagtggccACTGAAGGGTTGGCACAAG AGATACTTTGTCTTGGAAGCCGGGATCTTGCGTTACTCCAAAAACCAACAGGAC GTCTCCAGGGGGCGGGTCCAGGGCTCTCTGGATGTCAGCCTCGCTGTCATTTCAATAAACAGGAAATCGAACCGTATTGACCTGGACGCAGGAGACATCCTCTATCACATGAAG ACAAAGAGCCATGAACTCTTCTACATCTGGGTGACCAAGCTGCAGGCCCATCGCTTGTTCAAGAAGAACGAGGCGGCTCAGGTCCACAGCAGCTTCATCCACACGTTGTCCCACAGCGCGGCGGCTGGACAAGCTCAGAGAAACGGAGACGTG gtGGTTCATTCGGCTGCAGCATCCGGAGCTCTGCCGTCACCGAACACCGCCGCCAACAGCAAGGTGTCCGCCTGGCTGCAGCAGAGTCACGACCCAGACACCTGCGTTCAAG AGCTCAACCACTGCCACCTGGACCTGTCGGAGCTAAACCGTCTAATCCAGAGGCTGCAGGCGCTGGAGGCCGGCCAGGCTTTCAGCAACGGAGACCTGCAGCGAATCATCAGCACACAG AATCTCTCTCTGGAGAAGCCGAAGAAGTCGAAGTCGGGGAAGATGTGGGGACACTCTCGCACCCTGTCCAGAGTGGAGGCCCTGGGAATG CCCATTCGAGGGATTTCTAAATCG CTGTCCTCCAGTCACCTGAGCAGCTCACCTCACCTCGGTGCATCCGTCCCCTCCATCCCTGAGTACGTCTACTCTCAGCTGTCCCCTCCCACGGTCGCATCGCCCGAGGGCAAGAAAATCCAGCAGGACATCTGTGCCACGTCGCTACGAG TGCTTGCGTCCCTGAAGTCGGTTCACGAGACTCTGTCCCAGGAGCGGCAGAAGCTGCAAGAAGTGTGGGATTCTAACATCCGCCAGACGAGCTCGTTAGCCGAG CCTGCAGCAGTGAGGCGTTCCTCCCACGGGCCTCCTTCGGTGGCAGATTCGGCCGCGGAGTACTTTGACGCcagtgatgacatcatctgtGGAAGTTCCTCTGAGGTGTCGGAGGAATCGGGACTCAGTGACGGAAGCACGACCAACTCGGAGCCCGAGGAAGGACACG CGTCGGCCACTCGCAAGTACCGCGCCAGCATTTCCAAGACTCCAAACAGCGACGTCCCCAAGAGCACCGGACGTCGAACCACGCTCCCCGCTCACTGTCCTGACAACAGCCACGTGGGCCTCATGGCCATTCTCTACAACAACATAG GGAAGGACTTGGCCCGGGTGTCCATGCCTGCCGCTCTCAACGAGCCTGTGAACCTGCTGCAGCGGCTGTGTGAGGAGCTGGAGTACAGTGAGCTGCTGGATACCGCCAACAACACGCCGGACCCCTACCAGAGGATG GTTTACATTGCTGCCTTTGCTATCTCTGGTTACTCcactgcgacgttcagaaaccACTACAAACCCTTTAACCCGGTGCTGGGGGAGACCTTCGAGTGCATCAGAGAGGACCGCGGCTTCCGCCTCATCAGCGAGCAG gtctgtCACCACCCGCCCATCTCTGCCTGCCACGCAGACTCCGACAACTTCACTTTCTGGCAAG ACCAGcgatggaaaaataaattctggGGGAAGTCTCTGGAGATTCTGCCGACCGGCATGGTGAACGTGACTCTTCCAAG ATACGGTGACCACTACGAGTGGAACAAAGTCGTGACCTGCATCCACAACGTCCTCAGTCAGCAGCGTTATCTGGAGCACTACGGCGAGGTCACCATCCAAAACCTCAAGAGTAACGCCTGCACCTGCAAGATTACGTTCGTCAAG TCTCGTTATTGGGGTTCAGACACAAATAAGAACGAGGTGCAGGGCACGGTTCTGGACCAGGGCGGGAGCGTCATTCACCGGTTCGGAGGTCTGTGGCACGAAGGCATCTTCTGCGACACTCTGCCGACGCCAAAATGTGTCTGGAAGCCGA ATCCTCAGCCAAAGGATCACCAGCTCTACTATGGCTTCTCCACCTTCGCCATGGAGCTGAATGAGCTCAACCCAGACCTGAAGCCTCTGCTGCCTCCCACAGACAGCCGCCTGCGCCCGGACCAAAG GCTGCTGGAGGAGGGACAGGTGGACGAGgcggacagaaagaaagacgaTATAGAGGAGTTTCAGAGAGCCTGGAGGAAAGAGCTCGGTAAAAGGGGTGAAGAGCATGTCCCACGATTTTTCAA GAAAGCCAAAGACTCCTGTGGACGGGACGTGTGGTTGACCAACGGGACGTACTGGAAGCTCCGGGAGATTCCAGGTTTTGCTAACACTGAAAACCTGACTCTGTGGTGA
- the mrpl10 gene encoding large ribosomal subunit protein uL10m isoform X1, with product MAATLCSKFLQKQGWLPLTQSVRHGSKAVTRHRKPLHILRQKLMAVTKYIPPERVTPAGAYPAPTKRVQEENALMLLLKRDLKKLFQDSKMVAVVQNNASNSEDMMLLKNRLFKHGILVKFFPNQVTRSFLMDSAYSNMAPLFIGPTVLFVSKEPKVKEMLKALRSSPQMTLLGACIDDTLLSVDGIVSYSKLPSMAVVQGQLVSGLTMLTSHTASLLQRHPAHLSALLQQHVRQQSPDSGAAEEAT from the exons ATGGCGGCGACCTTGTGTTCGAAGTTTCTACAGAAACAGG gATGGCTTCCCCTCACCCAGAGTGTCCGACACGGCTCCAAGGCCGTGACTCGACACCGGAAACCGCTTCACATCCTCCGGCAGAAGCTCATGGCCGTGACCAAGTACATTCCTCCAGAGAGGGTCACTCCTGCAGGAGCCTACCCAGCCCCAACCAAGCGAGTCCAGGAG GAGAATGCTCTGATGTTGCTCCTCAAGAGGGATCTGAAGAAGCTGTTCCAGGACAGTAAGATGGTCGCTGTGGTCCAGAACAACGCCAGCAACTCTGAAGACATGATGCTTCTCAAGAACAGACTCTTCAAACATGGCATCCTCGTCAAGTTCTTCCCAAACCAG gtGACGCGGTCGTTCCTGATGGACAGTGCCTACAGCAACATGGCTCCTCTGTTCATTGGTCCGACGGTGCTGTTTGTTAGTAAAGAGCCGAAGGTGAAGGAGATGCTGAAGGCGCTGAGGTCCAGTCCTCAGATGACTCTACTGG GAGCCTGCATCGACGACACACTGCTGAGTGTCGACGGGATCGTGAGCTACTCCAAACTGCCGTCGATGGCTGTGGTCCAGGGTCAGCTGGTCAGCGGGCTGACGATGCTGACCTCCCACACCGCCTCCCTGCTGCAGCGCCACCCAGCGCACCTGTCGGCCCTGCTCCAGCAGCACGTCCGGCAGCAGAGCCCGGACAGCGGCGCTGCAGAGGAAGCCACGTAG
- the prr15lb gene encoding proline-rich protein 15-like protein B: MAEPSWWKLTFSRKKKSESKVLYEIPAEYGINTGNKEHSSNNPPADHTDSQFNARLEKIVDKSATKGRHVKVSHSGRFKEKKRVRATLAENPSLFSEHSLSDENHKKKTDK; encoded by the coding sequence ATGGCCGAACCAAGCTGGTGGAAGCTGACCTTCTCCCGCAAGAAGAAGTCCGAGTCCAAGGTTCTGTACGAGATCCCGGCCGAGTACGGCATCAACACCGGGAACAAAGAGCACTCGAGCAATAACCCCCCCGCAGACCACACGGACAGCCAGTTCAACGCCAGATTGGAGAAGATCGTGGACAAATCTGCCACCAAGGGCCGCCATGTCAAGGTGTCCCACTCCGGCCGCttcaaggagaagaagagggtcCGCGCCACGCTGGCCGAGAACCCCAGTCTGTTCTCAGAGCACAGCCTCAGCGACGAGAACCACAAAAAGAAGACTGACAAATAA
- the osbpl7 gene encoding oxysterol-binding protein-related protein 7 isoform X1 has protein sequence MDSYGSSLNRSQSLASGLEKTSPAWKPSHSRSSSTVSSRHSRQIIKDWEVIDELHVEIHPGGEIPQEMGPPGICEGYLLKRRKWPLKGWHKRYFVLEAGILRYSKNQQDVSRGRVQGSLDVSLAVISINRKSNRIDLDAGDILYHMKTKSHELFYIWVTKLQAHRLFKKNEAAQVHSSFIHTLSHSAAAGQAQRNGDVVVHSAAASGALPSPNTAANSKVSAWLQQSHDPDTCVQELNHCHLDLSELNRLIQRLQALEAGQAFSNGDLQRIISTQNLSLEKPKKSKSGKMWGHSRTLSRVEALGMVRMPIRGISKSLSSSHLSSSPHLGASVPSIPEYVYSQLSPPTVASPEGKKIQQDICATSLRVLASLKSVHETLSQERQKLQEVWDSNIRQTSSLAEPAAVRRSSHGPPSVADSAAEYFDASDDIICGSSSEVSEESGLSDGSTTNSEPEEGHASATRKYRASISKTPNSDVPKSTGRRTTLPAHCPDNSHVGLMAILYNNIGKDLARVSMPAALNEPVNLLQRLCEELEYSELLDTANNTPDPYQRMVYIAAFAISGYSTATFRNHYKPFNPVLGETFECIREDRGFRLISEQVCHHPPISACHADSDNFTFWQDQRWKNKFWGKSLEILPTGMVNVTLPRYGDHYEWNKVVTCIHNVLSQQRYLEHYGEVTIQNLKSNACTCKITFVKSRYWGSDTNKNEVQGTVLDQGGSVIHRFGGLWHEGIFCDTLPTPKCVWKPNPQPKDHQLYYGFSTFAMELNELNPDLKPLLPPTDSRLRPDQRLLEEGQVDEADRKKDDIEEFQRAWRKELGKRGEEHVPRFFKKAKDSCGRDVWLTNGTYWKLREIPGFANTENLTLW, from the exons ATGGATTCTTACGGCTCCTCACTGAACCGCAGCCAGTCGCTGGCCAGCGGCCTGGAGAAGACGTCGCCGGCGTGGAAACCGTCCCACTCTCGGAGCAGCAGCACCGTGTCGTCCCGTCATTCCAGACAG ATAATCAAAGATTGGGAAGTGATCGACGAGCTTCATGTGGAAATCCACCCGGGAGGCGAGATCCCTCAGGAAATGGGGCCCCCGGGGATCTGTGAAGGATATctgctgaagaggaggaagtggccACTGAAGGGTTGGCACAAG AGATACTTTGTCTTGGAAGCCGGGATCTTGCGTTACTCCAAAAACCAACAGGAC GTCTCCAGGGGGCGGGTCCAGGGCTCTCTGGATGTCAGCCTCGCTGTCATTTCAATAAACAGGAAATCGAACCGTATTGACCTGGACGCAGGAGACATCCTCTATCACATGAAG ACAAAGAGCCATGAACTCTTCTACATCTGGGTGACCAAGCTGCAGGCCCATCGCTTGTTCAAGAAGAACGAGGCGGCTCAGGTCCACAGCAGCTTCATCCACACGTTGTCCCACAGCGCGGCGGCTGGACAAGCTCAGAGAAACGGAGACGTG gtGGTTCATTCGGCTGCAGCATCCGGAGCTCTGCCGTCACCGAACACCGCCGCCAACAGCAAGGTGTCCGCCTGGCTGCAGCAGAGTCACGACCCAGACACCTGCGTTCAAG AGCTCAACCACTGCCACCTGGACCTGTCGGAGCTAAACCGTCTAATCCAGAGGCTGCAGGCGCTGGAGGCCGGCCAGGCTTTCAGCAACGGAGACCTGCAGCGAATCATCAGCACACAG AATCTCTCTCTGGAGAAGCCGAAGAAGTCGAAGTCGGGGAAGATGTGGGGACACTCTCGCACCCTGTCCAGAGTGGAGGCCCTGGGAATGGTAAGAATG CCCATTCGAGGGATTTCTAAATCG CTGTCCTCCAGTCACCTGAGCAGCTCACCTCACCTCGGTGCATCCGTCCCCTCCATCCCTGAGTACGTCTACTCTCAGCTGTCCCCTCCCACGGTCGCATCGCCCGAGGGCAAGAAAATCCAGCAGGACATCTGTGCCACGTCGCTACGAG TGCTTGCGTCCCTGAAGTCGGTTCACGAGACTCTGTCCCAGGAGCGGCAGAAGCTGCAAGAAGTGTGGGATTCTAACATCCGCCAGACGAGCTCGTTAGCCGAG CCTGCAGCAGTGAGGCGTTCCTCCCACGGGCCTCCTTCGGTGGCAGATTCGGCCGCGGAGTACTTTGACGCcagtgatgacatcatctgtGGAAGTTCCTCTGAGGTGTCGGAGGAATCGGGACTCAGTGACGGAAGCACGACCAACTCGGAGCCCGAGGAAGGACACG CGTCGGCCACTCGCAAGTACCGCGCCAGCATTTCCAAGACTCCAAACAGCGACGTCCCCAAGAGCACCGGACGTCGAACCACGCTCCCCGCTCACTGTCCTGACAACAGCCACGTGGGCCTCATGGCCATTCTCTACAACAACATAG GGAAGGACTTGGCCCGGGTGTCCATGCCTGCCGCTCTCAACGAGCCTGTGAACCTGCTGCAGCGGCTGTGTGAGGAGCTGGAGTACAGTGAGCTGCTGGATACCGCCAACAACACGCCGGACCCCTACCAGAGGATG GTTTACATTGCTGCCTTTGCTATCTCTGGTTACTCcactgcgacgttcagaaaccACTACAAACCCTTTAACCCGGTGCTGGGGGAGACCTTCGAGTGCATCAGAGAGGACCGCGGCTTCCGCCTCATCAGCGAGCAG gtctgtCACCACCCGCCCATCTCTGCCTGCCACGCAGACTCCGACAACTTCACTTTCTGGCAAG ACCAGcgatggaaaaataaattctggGGGAAGTCTCTGGAGATTCTGCCGACCGGCATGGTGAACGTGACTCTTCCAAG ATACGGTGACCACTACGAGTGGAACAAAGTCGTGACCTGCATCCACAACGTCCTCAGTCAGCAGCGTTATCTGGAGCACTACGGCGAGGTCACCATCCAAAACCTCAAGAGTAACGCCTGCACCTGCAAGATTACGTTCGTCAAG TCTCGTTATTGGGGTTCAGACACAAATAAGAACGAGGTGCAGGGCACGGTTCTGGACCAGGGCGGGAGCGTCATTCACCGGTTCGGAGGTCTGTGGCACGAAGGCATCTTCTGCGACACTCTGCCGACGCCAAAATGTGTCTGGAAGCCGA ATCCTCAGCCAAAGGATCACCAGCTCTACTATGGCTTCTCCACCTTCGCCATGGAGCTGAATGAGCTCAACCCAGACCTGAAGCCTCTGCTGCCTCCCACAGACAGCCGCCTGCGCCCGGACCAAAG GCTGCTGGAGGAGGGACAGGTGGACGAGgcggacagaaagaaagacgaTATAGAGGAGTTTCAGAGAGCCTGGAGGAAAGAGCTCGGTAAAAGGGGTGAAGAGCATGTCCCACGATTTTTCAA GAAAGCCAAAGACTCCTGTGGACGGGACGTGTGGTTGACCAACGGGACGTACTGGAAGCTCCGGGAGATTCCAGGTTTTGCTAACACTGAAAACCTGACTCTGTGGTGA